The Apium graveolens cultivar Ventura chromosome 6, ASM990537v1, whole genome shotgun sequence genome contains a region encoding:
- the LOC141664165 gene encoding cytosolic sulfotransferase 15-like gives MAFTQMIEEEDHQEPSQESRELLSSLPRDKGWRTRHLYLFQGFWCQAKKIHAILSFQQHFQAQANDIIVASIPKSGTTWLKALTFTILNSHLHSIQKQHPLLTCNPHDLVPFLEYNLYADNNIPDLSRRPRLIATHVPFHALPHSIKMETSTSRVVYIARNPFDTLISMWHFMSKLRPDELGPISLEETFDMYCKGKVGYGPYWEHMLRYYKESLENTEKVLFLKYEEMKENITFHLKRLAQFLGCPFSAEEEREGVIQDVAKLCSFDNLKELDVNKNGRCIANFENKHFFRTGKVGDWINYFTPLQVDQFSTLMEHKLEASGLSFKI, from the coding sequence ATGGCTTTTACACAAATGATTGAAGAAGAGGATCATCAAGAGCCAAGTCAAGAATCAAGAGAATTGTTAAGTAGTCTCCCTAGAGACAAAGGTTGGAGAACCAGACATCTGTATTTGTTCCAAGGTTTTTGGTGCCAAGCCAAGAAAATTCATGCCATTCTGTCATTCCAACAACATTTCCAAGCACAAGCCAATGATATCATTGTTGCTAGCATTCCTAAATCAGGCACGACATGGCTAAAAGCTCTCACTTTCACAATCTTAAACAGTCACTTACATAGCATTCAAAAGCAACATCCTTTGCTTACTTGTAATCCTCATGATCTTGTACCATTTCTTGAGTACAATCTTTATGCTGACAACAACATTCCTGACCTTTCTCGCCGTCCTCGCCTTATAGCGACTCATGTGCCATTTCATGCACTACCCCACTCTATTAAAATGGAGACCAGTACTAGTAGGGTTGTGTACATTGCTCGCAACCCTTTTGATACTTTAATTTCTATGTGGCATTTCATGTCTAAACTTAGGCCCGACGAACTTGGTCCAATTTCTTTGGAGGAGACATTTGATATGTACTGCAAGGGTAAAGTTGGGTATGGGCCGTACTGGGAGCACATGTTGCGGTACTATAAAGAGAGCTTGGAAAACACAGAGAAGGTGTTGTTTTTAAAGTATGAAGAGATGAAGGAAAATATTACATTTCACTTGAAGAGGTTGGCCCAGTTCTTGGGCTGCCCTTTTAGTGCAGAGGAGGAGAGGGAAGGGGTGATCCAAGACGTAGCTAAGCTTTGTAGCTTTGACAACTTGAAAGAATTGGATGTCAACAAAAATGGAAGATGCATTGCAAACTTTGAAAACAAACACTTTTTCAGGACAGGCAAAGTTGGTGACTGGATAAATTATTTTACTCCACTGCAGGTTGACCAATTTTCTACACTAATGGAACACAAGTTGGAGGCTTCTGGCCTGTCATTTAAGATCTGA